The Mastacembelus armatus chromosome 9, fMasArm1.2, whole genome shotgun sequence genome contains a region encoding:
- the LOC113138418 gene encoding TBC1 domain family member 10A isoform X2, which translates to MLNHWDKWMIKRFDKVRLRCQKGIPPALRGRAWLYLSGGKVKKEQNQGKFQELDSQPGEPKWLDVIEKDLHRQFPFHEMFVSRGGHGQQDLFRVLKAYTLYRPEEGYCQAQAPIAAVLLMHMPAEDAFWGLVQICEKYLPGYYSPGLEAIQLDGEILFALLRRVSPLAFRHLEKHKIDPILYMTEWFMCAFSRTLPWASVLRVWDMFLCDGVKIIFRVGLVLLKCMLGTREKLKACQGQYETMELLRAIEPRYMQEGYLVREILEVPVTARDVEREHHTQVKRWRKNRGELNFKPPPRMHGARLIMLADPPRRQDLQQNPTIVLEVPPPTSQKKGKEEKKSRKSMKKPIVEIPNPYPLLNNPSHPPSAPPAPLPPNSKTPEIVPQSETDTPHQQQAPPTDLPPAKESPLQQSTQSLSSTEQDTYL; encoded by the exons ATGCTGAACCACTGGGACAAGTGGATGATCAAGCGATTTGATAAG GTGAGGCTGCGGTGCCAGAAAGGAATTCCTCCTGCCCTTAGAGGCCGTGCATGGCTCTACTTGTCAGGTGGGAAGGTGAAGAAAGAGCAGAACCAAGGGAAGTTTCAG GAGCTGGATAGCCAGCCAGGGGAACCCAAATGGCTTGATGTGATTGAGAAAGACCTCCATCGACAGTTTCCTTTCCATGAGATGTTTGTGTCACGGGGGGGACATGG GCAGCAGGACTTGTTTCGTGTTCTTAAGGCCTACACTCTGTACAGACCAGAGGAGGGATACTGCCAGGCTCAGGCTCCCATTGCTGCTGTGTTGCTCATGCACATGCCTGCTGAG GATGCGTTCTGGGGGCTGGTCCAAATCTGTGAGAAGTATCTTCCTGGCTACTACAGTCCTGGCCTG GAAGCTATACAGTTGGATGGAGAGATCCTGTTCGCTCTGCTGCGACGTGTATCCCCGCTAGCCTTCCGCCATCTGGAGAAACACAAGATCGATCCCATCCTCTACATGACTGAATGGTTTATGTGTGCCTTCTCCAGAACGCTGCCTTGGGCTTCTGTTCTGCGTGTCTGGGACATGTTCCTCTGCGATG gGGTAAAGATAATCTTCCGTGTGGGTTTGGTGCTGCTTAAGTGCATGCTGGGGACCCGGGAGAAGCTAAAGGCTTGCCAGGGCCAGTATGAAACCATGGAGCTCCTCAGGGCCATAGAACCTCGATACATGCAGGAGGGCTACCTCGTACGGGAG ATTCTGGAAGTGCCGGTGACAGCGCGAGACGTAGAAAGGGAGCATCACACCCAAGTGAAACGCTGGAGGAAGAACCGCGGAGAGCTCAATTTCAAACCACCCCCGAGAATGCATGGCGCTCGGCTCATCATGTTGGCCGACCCACCAAGGCGCCAGGACCTGCAGCAGAACCCCACCATTGTACTTGAGGTCCCTCCGCCTACCTCGCAGAAGAAGGgcaaggaggagaagaagagcaggaagagCATGAAAAAGCCCATTGTTGAAATTCCTAACCCTTACCCTCTTCTAAACAACCCTTCACATCCACCCTCAGCTCCACCTGCCCCACTGCCACCCAACAGCAAGACTCCAGAGATTGTGCCACAGAGTGAGACAGACACACCTCACCAGCAGCAAGCACCTCCTACAGACCTTCCCCCTGCCAAAGAATCTCCTCTTCAGCAATCCACACAAAGCCTTAGCAGCACAGAGCAGGATACATACCTGTAG
- the LOC113138418 gene encoding TBC1 domain family member 10A isoform X1 encodes MAKTETGRQSVDTRSIRTISSSHMDDESSLGSDSEINGFTTERPTDKYGFIGGAQQCSEHSAQDVPPEVLRQREVKWLDMLNHWDKWMIKRFDKVRLRCQKGIPPALRGRAWLYLSGGKVKKEQNQGKFQELDSQPGEPKWLDVIEKDLHRQFPFHEMFVSRGGHGQQDLFRVLKAYTLYRPEEGYCQAQAPIAAVLLMHMPAEDAFWGLVQICEKYLPGYYSPGLEAIQLDGEILFALLRRVSPLAFRHLEKHKIDPILYMTEWFMCAFSRTLPWASVLRVWDMFLCDGVKIIFRVGLVLLKCMLGTREKLKACQGQYETMELLRAIEPRYMQEGYLVREILEVPVTARDVEREHHTQVKRWRKNRGELNFKPPPRMHGARLIMLADPPRRQDLQQNPTIVLEVPPPTSQKKGKEEKKSRKSMKKPIVEIPNPYPLLNNPSHPPSAPPAPLPPNSKTPEIVPQSETDTPHQQQAPPTDLPPAKESPLQQSTQSLSSTEQDTYL; translated from the exons ATGGCAAAAACGGAGACCGGCCGTCAGTCGGTGGACACCAGGAGCATCCGGAccatcagcagcagccacatgGACGATGAAAGCTCCCTGGGATCAGACTCGGAGATCAACGGCTTCACCACCGAGAGACCGACCGATAAATACGGATTTATTGGCGGAGCGCAGCAATGCTCGGAGCACTC GGCTCAGGATGTGCCTCCAGAGGTGCTCAGGCAAAGGGAGGTGAAGTGGCTGGACATGCTGAACCACTGGGACAAGTGGATGATCAAGCGATTTGATAAG GTGAGGCTGCGGTGCCAGAAAGGAATTCCTCCTGCCCTTAGAGGCCGTGCATGGCTCTACTTGTCAGGTGGGAAGGTGAAGAAAGAGCAGAACCAAGGGAAGTTTCAG GAGCTGGATAGCCAGCCAGGGGAACCCAAATGGCTTGATGTGATTGAGAAAGACCTCCATCGACAGTTTCCTTTCCATGAGATGTTTGTGTCACGGGGGGGACATGG GCAGCAGGACTTGTTTCGTGTTCTTAAGGCCTACACTCTGTACAGACCAGAGGAGGGATACTGCCAGGCTCAGGCTCCCATTGCTGCTGTGTTGCTCATGCACATGCCTGCTGAG GATGCGTTCTGGGGGCTGGTCCAAATCTGTGAGAAGTATCTTCCTGGCTACTACAGTCCTGGCCTG GAAGCTATACAGTTGGATGGAGAGATCCTGTTCGCTCTGCTGCGACGTGTATCCCCGCTAGCCTTCCGCCATCTGGAGAAACACAAGATCGATCCCATCCTCTACATGACTGAATGGTTTATGTGTGCCTTCTCCAGAACGCTGCCTTGGGCTTCTGTTCTGCGTGTCTGGGACATGTTCCTCTGCGATG gGGTAAAGATAATCTTCCGTGTGGGTTTGGTGCTGCTTAAGTGCATGCTGGGGACCCGGGAGAAGCTAAAGGCTTGCCAGGGCCAGTATGAAACCATGGAGCTCCTCAGGGCCATAGAACCTCGATACATGCAGGAGGGCTACCTCGTACGGGAG ATTCTGGAAGTGCCGGTGACAGCGCGAGACGTAGAAAGGGAGCATCACACCCAAGTGAAACGCTGGAGGAAGAACCGCGGAGAGCTCAATTTCAAACCACCCCCGAGAATGCATGGCGCTCGGCTCATCATGTTGGCCGACCCACCAAGGCGCCAGGACCTGCAGCAGAACCCCACCATTGTACTTGAGGTCCCTCCGCCTACCTCGCAGAAGAAGGgcaaggaggagaagaagagcaggaagagCATGAAAAAGCCCATTGTTGAAATTCCTAACCCTTACCCTCTTCTAAACAACCCTTCACATCCACCCTCAGCTCCACCTGCCCCACTGCCACCCAACAGCAAGACTCCAGAGATTGTGCCACAGAGTGAGACAGACACACCTCACCAGCAGCAAGCACCTCCTACAGACCTTCCCCCTGCCAAAGAATCTCCTCTTCAGCAATCCACACAAAGCCTTAGCAGCACAGAGCAGGATACATACCTGTAG